In Flavobacterium sp. N3904, one DNA window encodes the following:
- a CDS encoding Nif3-like dinuclear metal center hexameric protein — protein MSTIKEILSILEEMAPLAYAEDFDNVGLILGKEESEATGILVCHDALENVIDEAISKKCNLVVSFHPILFSGIKKITGKDYVERAILKAIKNDIAIYAVHTALDNHPEGVNKIFCDTLGLLNTQILIPKQNHIRKLVTYTIRDNAEKVRNALFDAGAGSIGNYDKCSFNSEGTFTYQGNEKSEPTIGERGVMSRGTETKIEVVYAKHLESKIIKALRENHIYEEVATEIYNMKNTFNHIGLGMIGELEEPMDEKDFLLYAKDKMKSDGIRHSAFTGKKIKKVAVLGGSGSFAIKNAIQAGADAFLTADLKYHQYYEAENQLLLADIGHFESERYTKEYIVDYLRKKIPNFAIILSEENTNPVKYL, from the coding sequence ATGAGTACAATAAAAGAAATTCTTTCTATACTTGAAGAAATGGCTCCATTGGCTTATGCCGAAGACTTTGACAATGTAGGTTTAATATTAGGAAAAGAAGAATCCGAAGCAACCGGTATTTTAGTTTGTCATGACGCACTGGAAAATGTTATTGACGAAGCCATATCCAAAAAATGCAATTTGGTGGTTAGTTTTCATCCTATTTTATTTTCTGGAATAAAAAAAATTACCGGTAAAGATTATGTCGAAAGAGCAATACTAAAGGCTATAAAAAATGATATTGCAATTTACGCCGTTCATACTGCTCTTGACAATCATCCCGAAGGAGTCAATAAAATATTTTGTGATACATTAGGTCTTTTAAACACACAAATTCTAATTCCAAAACAAAATCACATCCGAAAATTAGTTACCTATACGATTCGAGATAATGCAGAAAAAGTTCGAAACGCTTTATTTGATGCAGGAGCAGGGAGTATCGGAAATTATGATAAATGTAGCTTCAATTCTGAAGGAACTTTTACCTATCAAGGAAACGAAAAAAGCGAACCTACTATTGGCGAGAGAGGCGTGATGTCTAGAGGTACGGAAACAAAAATAGAAGTAGTTTATGCTAAACATTTGGAGTCGAAAATCATAAAAGCACTGAGAGAGAATCATATTTATGAAGAAGTAGCTACCGAAATTTACAATATGAAAAACACTTTTAATCATATTGGTTTGGGAATGATAGGGGAACTAGAAGAACCTATGGATGAAAAAGATTTTCTACTGTATGCAAAAGACAAAATGAAATCCGATGGCATTCGTCATTCTGCCTTTACGGGAAAAAAAATAAAAAAAGTGGCCGTCTTGGGAGGGTCAGGAAGTTTTGCCATAAAAAATGCCATTCAAGCGGGTGCCGATGCTTTTTTGACCGCCGATTTAAAATACCATCAGTATTACGAAGCCGAAAATCAACTTTTATTGGCAGATATTGGTCATTTTGAAAGTGAACGCTATACAAAAGAGTATATTGTTGATTATCTTAGAAAAAAAATCCCTAATTTTGCAATCATTTTATCGGAAGAAAATACAAATCCAGTTAAGTACTTATAG
- a CDS encoding zinc ribbon domain-containing protein — MANTKELSVEDKLRAIYDLQLIDSRIDEIRNVRGELPLEVEDLEDEVAGLSTRSEKLKSDLEVIENLIKEKKNAIDEHKEAVKKYTKQQESVRNNREFNSLTKEIEFQELEIQLAEKQIKEMKASIEHKKEVIASSKERLESKSSHLKHKKSELDAIMAETQKEEIFLSEKSAEYEALIEERLLIAYKRIRSSVRNGLAVVSIERGASAGSFFTIPPQTQVEIASRKKILIDEHSGRILVDSVLAEEEREKMDQLFSKF; from the coding sequence ATGGCGAATACGAAAGAATTAAGTGTTGAGGACAAGTTAAGAGCAATTTACGATTTACAACTAATTGACTCTAGAATTGACGAAATCAGAAACGTTAGAGGAGAACTTCCTTTAGAGGTTGAGGATTTGGAAGATGAAGTTGCAGGTTTAAGCACTCGTTCAGAGAAATTGAAAAGTGACCTCGAGGTAATCGAAAATCTTATCAAAGAGAAAAAGAATGCAATTGACGAACACAAAGAAGCTGTCAAAAAATACACAAAACAACAAGAAAGCGTTCGCAACAACCGCGAATTCAACTCTTTGACCAAAGAAATAGAATTTCAAGAATTAGAAATTCAATTGGCTGAAAAGCAAATCAAAGAAATGAAAGCTTCTATTGAGCATAAAAAAGAAGTGATTGCTTCTTCAAAAGAGAGATTGGAGTCTAAATCTTCTCACTTGAAACATAAAAAATCAGAACTAGATGCTATCATGGCTGAAACTCAAAAAGAAGAAATCTTCTTATCTGAGAAATCGGCTGAATATGAAGCGCTAATCGAAGAACGTTTATTGATAGCCTACAAAAGAATCAGAAGCAGCGTTCGTAACGGACTAGCAGTTGTTTCTATCGAAAGAGGCGCATCTGCAGGATCATTCTTCACGATTCCACCACAGACACAAGTAGAAATTGCTTCCAGAAAGAAAATCTTAATTGATGAGCACTCCGGAAGAATCTTAGTCGACAGTGTTTTGGCTGAAGAAGAAAGAGAGAAAATGGATCAATTGTTTTCTAAATTCTAA
- a CDS encoding alpha/beta fold hydrolase translates to MNLTKSIRFLLVKSVGQYINLLSFVHPKKALQLSYDLFTNPRIGKISNDTLPEILQNTIKETFQHYEDHFQTYTWKGNDTKILLVHGWESNSARWEKTLPYLQKSGSTIIAIDAPAHGQSSGKEFNVPRYAEFINKAVQKYNPHIIIGHSIGGAACVYHQYLYPETSIEKMVILGAPSDLKTLIDNYIQMLSLNRKMFTLLEKRYLENFNFKLEDFSGGTFAKHIQIEGIIAHDTNDTVVAFEEGQKIASGWKKGKLITTQNLGHSMHDDDLYQEIYRFLFEAEE, encoded by the coding sequence TTGAATCTAACAAAAAGCATTCGATTTCTACTAGTCAAATCCGTTGGTCAATACATCAACCTGCTCAGTTTTGTACATCCAAAAAAGGCATTGCAACTCTCCTATGACCTTTTTACAAATCCTAGAATCGGAAAAATATCCAATGACACTCTTCCAGAAATCCTTCAGAACACAATAAAAGAAACGTTTCAACACTACGAAGACCATTTTCAGACCTATACCTGGAAAGGAAACGATACCAAAATCCTTTTGGTTCATGGCTGGGAAAGCAATTCGGCTCGCTGGGAAAAAACCCTACCGTATCTGCAAAAATCAGGAAGTACCATCATAGCCATAGACGCCCCAGCACACGGACAAAGCAGTGGCAAGGAATTCAATGTTCCCCGCTATGCAGAGTTCATCAACAAAGCTGTCCAAAAATACAATCCTCATATTATCATCGGCCACTCAATCGGCGGCGCAGCTTGTGTTTACCACCAATACTTATATCCCGAAACCAGTATTGAGAAAATGGTTATTCTAGGTGCTCCGTCTGATTTAAAAACGCTCATCGACAATTATATCCAAATGTTGAGTCTCAATCGAAAAATGTTTACGCTTTTGGAAAAACGCTATTTAGAAAATTTCAATTTCAAACTAGAGGATTTCTCTGGCGGCACATTTGCCAAACATATCCAAATCGAAGGAATCATAGCTCACGACACCAACGATACAGTAGTCGCATTTGAAGAAGGTCAAAAAATCGCAAGTGGTTGGAAAAAAGGAAAATTAATCACAACCCAAAATTTAGGTCACTCCATGCACGACGATGATTTGTATCAAGAAATATATCGCTTTTTATTTGAAGCGGAAGAATAG
- a CDS encoding bifunctional 5,10-methylenetetrahydrofolate dehydrogenase/5,10-methenyltetrahydrofolate cyclohydrolase yields the protein MQLLDGKKTSEDIKNEIAATVKTMKANGEKVPHLAAVIVGTDGASLTYVGSKVRSCEQIGFESTLVSLPADITEEVLLNKIKELNEDDNLDGYIVQLPLPKHIDEQKILMAIDPDKDVDGFHPANFGKMALDMETFLPATPFGIMELLERYKVETAGKHTVVIGRSHIVGRPMSILMSRKGYPGDSTVTLTHSRTKNIEEYTKSADIIITALGVPNYLKADMVKEGVVVIDVGITRVEDASHPKGYKITGDVDFDGVSKKSSFITPVPGGVGPMTIAMLLKNTLLAREMRRNK from the coding sequence ATGCAACTACTCGACGGGAAAAAAACATCGGAAGATATTAAAAACGAAATTGCTGCTACAGTAAAAACAATGAAAGCAAATGGAGAAAAAGTGCCTCATTTAGCTGCTGTAATTGTTGGAACAGATGGAGCAAGTTTAACTTATGTGGGGAGCAAAGTACGTTCATGTGAACAGATTGGCTTCGAATCTACATTAGTAAGTTTACCCGCTGATATTACCGAAGAAGTATTGCTTAATAAGATTAAGGAATTAAACGAAGACGATAATTTGGATGGTTATATCGTACAATTGCCATTGCCAAAACATATTGATGAACAAAAAATATTGATGGCTATTGATCCAGACAAAGATGTAGATGGTTTTCATCCAGCTAACTTTGGTAAAATGGCTTTGGATATGGAAACATTTTTGCCAGCAACTCCATTTGGAATAATGGAATTGTTAGAAAGATATAAAGTAGAAACTGCAGGTAAACACACGGTAGTTATTGGACGCAGTCATATTGTGGGAAGACCAATGAGTATCTTAATGAGCCGCAAAGGATATCCTGGAGATTCTACCGTTACACTTACTCATAGTAGAACCAAAAATATTGAAGAATATACTAAAAGTGCCGATATTATTATCACAGCTCTCGGTGTTCCAAATTATCTAAAAGCCGATATGGTAAAAGAGGGAGTTGTTGTTATCGATGTTGGTATTACACGTGTTGAAGATGCTTCACACCCAAAAGGATATAAAATTACAGGCGATGTTGATTTTGATGGAGTAAGCAAAAAATCTTCTTTCATCACTCCAGTTCCAGGAGGAGTTGGTCCTATGACTATTGCTATGTTGCTGAAAAATACACTTTTGGCTCGCGAAATGAGAAGAAATAAATAA
- a CDS encoding magnesium transporter CorA family protein, with the protein MKAFYKNNNGLIESKEWTPNCWINIECPTEEEKKYLLEELQIPEEFYNDIEDIDERPRIEVENGWTLIIIRIPVSTDNVKLPFNTIPVGVVFKGEICVTISFHKTEMLTDFVIYTQRKNKDIKDYFDLVLKLLLSSSVWYLKYLKQVNQKIKLAEDNLEESIKNEELQALLQIEKCLVFFMTSLKGNDILLHRIKNVKSQRDSYDPELLEDVEIELRQAQETTNIYSDILTGMMDAYASVISNNLNAIMKHMTSISIILMIPTVIASLYGMNVPNNLENNKYGMPIVILVSVLLSMFGVFLFKRKRWF; encoded by the coding sequence ATGAAAGCTTTTTACAAAAACAATAACGGATTAATCGAGTCTAAAGAGTGGACTCCAAATTGCTGGATTAATATTGAATGTCCAACTGAAGAAGAAAAAAAATACCTCCTAGAAGAATTACAAATTCCCGAAGAATTTTACAATGACATTGAGGATATTGATGAAAGACCCCGTATAGAAGTTGAGAACGGTTGGACACTGATTATTATTAGAATCCCAGTAAGTACAGATAATGTGAAATTGCCTTTTAATACGATTCCGGTTGGAGTTGTTTTTAAAGGAGAAATTTGCGTTACCATTAGTTTTCATAAAACAGAAATGCTAACCGATTTTGTTATCTATACTCAGCGTAAAAATAAAGATATCAAAGATTATTTTGATTTGGTTTTAAAGTTACTTTTATCATCAAGTGTTTGGTATTTGAAATATCTGAAGCAAGTCAATCAAAAGATAAAATTAGCCGAAGATAATTTGGAAGAGTCCATCAAAAACGAAGAATTACAGGCTTTGCTTCAAATTGAAAAATGTTTGGTGTTCTTTATGACTTCTTTGAAAGGTAATGATATATTACTTCATAGAATCAAAAATGTCAAATCGCAAAGGGACTCTTACGACCCGGAATTGTTGGAAGATGTTGAGATTGAATTGCGTCAAGCACAGGAAACAACCAATATTTATAGTGATATCTTAACAGGTATGATGGATGCTTATGCCTCAGTTATTTCCAATAATTTGAATGCCATTATGAAGCATATGACTTCAATTTCCATCATTTTGATGATTCCTACGGTAATAGCCAGTTTGTATGGTATGAATGTACCCAATAACCTTGAAAACAATAAGTACGGTATGCCAATTGTTATACTTGTTTCGGTTTTACTTTCTATGTTTGGAGTATTTTTGTTTAAAAGAAAAAGATGGTTTTGA
- a CDS encoding tetratricopeptide repeat protein, translating to MKKNYTIVAILLLFAGTIHAQKNQIKAAEKEVNNGNPQDALIILKSIEFQVYNAKDEDKALYYFVQGNALVGLADKNIDESKNLILALQSYQELAKVESESGKSNYYGQVKGSSRSLKEKLVKNAISDSKKNKYIESANMYYEAYLLDKKDTINLYSAATAFVNGKDFISALKHYETLKAIDYSGTGTFYYAVNKTTKTEERFLKAYDRDHLINDGTYEKPRNEIGLSKRGLIYKNIALIYFQNGDNEKAKNAISDARKKNPEDNSLALAEAELSLVSKDYVSYKKLVTALSQKNPNDLDVIFNLGVLSTKANNTVDAENFYLKAIGIDPKDIKSYINLSILKLESVKVINDDMDKLGTSPIEMKKYDMLKTKKEEIYKSVIPYLKKAIEIDPKDTEISQNLLSVYNALDMTAEYKDLKDRAVY from the coding sequence ATGAAAAAAAACTACACTATTGTTGCTATACTATTATTATTTGCAGGAACTATTCATGCGCAAAAAAACCAAATAAAAGCAGCTGAAAAAGAAGTCAATAATGGAAATCCGCAGGATGCACTTATTATACTAAAAAGTATCGAATTTCAAGTTTACAATGCTAAAGACGAAGACAAAGCTCTATATTATTTTGTACAAGGAAATGCCTTAGTGGGACTGGCTGATAAAAATATTGACGAAAGTAAAAATTTAATTTTGGCTTTACAGTCTTACCAAGAATTAGCTAAAGTGGAATCAGAATCAGGAAAAAGTAATTATTATGGTCAAGTAAAAGGTTCTTCTAGGAGTTTAAAGGAGAAATTAGTAAAAAATGCCATATCTGATTCCAAAAAAAACAAATACATTGAAAGTGCCAATATGTATTATGAAGCTTATTTACTAGATAAAAAAGACACCATTAATTTGTATAGTGCTGCAACCGCATTTGTAAATGGAAAAGATTTCATCTCCGCACTAAAGCATTATGAAACGCTTAAAGCTATTGACTATTCTGGAACAGGAACCTTTTATTATGCAGTAAACAAAACAACAAAAACAGAAGAACGTTTCTTAAAAGCTTATGATAGAGACCATCTTATTAATGACGGCACTTATGAAAAACCGAGAAACGAAATAGGATTATCCAAAAGAGGTCTAATCTACAAAAATATTGCATTAATTTATTTTCAAAATGGAGACAATGAAAAAGCCAAAAATGCGATTTCGGATGCAAGAAAAAAAAACCCAGAAGACAATTCTTTGGCTTTGGCAGAAGCCGAACTTTCTTTGGTTTCAAAAGATTATGTCTCTTACAAAAAATTAGTTACTGCACTTTCTCAAAAAAACCCAAATGATCTCGATGTAATTTTTAATCTAGGAGTACTCAGTACAAAAGCAAATAATACAGTTGATGCAGAAAATTTTTATTTGAAAGCAATTGGCATAGATCCTAAAGACATAAAATCATATATTAATTTATCTATTTTGAAGCTGGAAAGTGTAAAGGTAATAAATGACGATATGGATAAATTAGGAACATCGCCAATAGAAATGAAAAAATACGATATGTTAAAAACAAAAAAAGAAGAAATTTATAAAAGTGTCATTCCGTATCTCAAAAAAGCTATCGAAATAGACCCTAAAGACACCGAAATCTCTCAAAATCTTCTAAGTGTCTACAATGCTTTGGACATGACGGCTGAATATAAAGATCTTAAGGACAGAGCGGTTTATTGA
- the rluF gene encoding 23S rRNA pseudouridine(2604) synthase RluF, translating to MEENLKRLNKFIGETGYCSRREADKFIEEGRVTINGVVPELGTKVSPIDEVRIDGKLIREKNEKPVYLAFYKPVGIECTTNLEVRNNIVDYINYPKRIFPIGRLDKASEGLIFMTNDGDIVNKILRARNNHEKEYTVTVNKPITDRFIERMGNGVPILDTVTRKCKVEQISKYIFKIILTQGLNRQIRRMCEYLGYEVTALKRIRIINISLDVPVGRYRDLTDAEIKELNALIEPSSKTEEASLPKTEPQKRRTEFIKRDDPRFKKRGDY from the coding sequence ATGGAAGAAAATCTAAAACGTCTCAATAAATTCATAGGAGAAACAGGCTATTGTTCCCGTCGCGAAGCCGATAAATTTATCGAAGAAGGTCGTGTAACCATCAATGGGGTCGTTCCTGAACTTGGGACTAAAGTTTCTCCAATTGACGAAGTACGCATAGACGGAAAACTAATTCGGGAGAAAAACGAAAAACCAGTGTATCTGGCTTTCTACAAACCAGTAGGAATAGAATGTACTACCAACTTGGAAGTCCGCAACAATATTGTCGATTACATCAATTATCCCAAACGTATTTTCCCTATCGGTCGATTGGACAAAGCCAGTGAAGGTTTGATTTTTATGACCAATGACGGAGATATTGTCAATAAAATATTGCGTGCCCGAAACAATCACGAAAAAGAATATACCGTAACGGTAAACAAACCCATAACCGACCGTTTTATAGAGCGAATGGGAAATGGCGTCCCAATTCTAGACACCGTAACCCGAAAATGCAAAGTAGAGCAAATCAGCAAATACATTTTCAAAATCATTCTTACGCAAGGATTAAACCGTCAAATCCGAAGAATGTGCGAATACTTAGGCTACGAAGTAACTGCATTAAAACGCATCCGAATCATCAATATTTCGCTTGACGTACCCGTAGGTCGCTATCGTGATTTAACAGATGCCGAAATAAAAGAACTCAATGCATTAATTGAACCTTCCAGTAAAACAGAAGAAGCTAGTTTACCTAAAACTGAACCCCAAAAGCGAAGAACCGAATTCATCAAAAGAGATGACCCTCGATTTAAGAAAAGAGGGGATTATTAA
- the lpxK gene encoding tetraacyldisaccharide 4'-kinase: MNLLRKILFPFAILYGFITSIRNFLFDIDVLKSYSFNLPVIAVGNLSVGGTGKTPQIEYLIRSLSDKYKLATLSRGYKRQTQGFVLANLTSDAQQLGDEPFQFYHKFSNIQVAVDANRKNGIEQLLSLSSKPDVILLDDAFQHRKVKAGFYILLTSYGDLYSNDFILPTGNLRESRSGAQRADVVIVTKCPTNLSHDEQNIIKKQLDLSPNQSLFFTFIEYEDAVFSEKETLIVEDIKNVEKILLAGIAKPESFFAYLKQERDECLAYPDHHHFSESELLDIKKKANNKIIITTEKDYVRLKGSILSEQLFYLPIKSSFVDGSANFDKIILNYVGQSTRNS; this comes from the coding sequence ATGAATTTACTGCGAAAAATATTGTTTCCATTTGCCATTTTGTATGGTTTTATTACAAGTATTCGAAATTTTCTTTTTGATATTGATGTATTAAAATCCTATTCTTTTAATTTACCGGTTATTGCAGTTGGAAATCTTAGTGTAGGAGGAACTGGAAAAACACCTCAAATAGAATATTTAATTCGGTCACTTTCAGATAAATATAAATTAGCAACTTTGAGTAGAGGGTATAAAAGACAAACACAAGGTTTTGTTTTGGCCAATTTGACTTCAGATGCACAACAACTTGGAGACGAACCTTTTCAATTTTACCACAAATTCAGCAATATTCAGGTGGCAGTTGATGCCAATCGAAAAAATGGAATAGAACAATTGCTTTCGCTTTCGAGTAAACCAGATGTAATTTTGCTCGACGACGCTTTTCAACATCGAAAAGTAAAAGCAGGTTTTTACATATTACTTACTTCTTACGGAGATTTATATTCAAATGATTTTATTTTGCCTACAGGGAATCTACGGGAAAGCAGAAGCGGAGCACAAAGGGCAGATGTAGTTATTGTTACAAAATGTCCCACTAATCTTTCGCATGACGAACAAAATATAATAAAAAAACAACTTGATCTTAGTCCAAATCAAAGTTTGTTCTTTACCTTTATTGAATATGAGGATGCTGTTTTTTCTGAAAAGGAAACGTTGATTGTAGAAGATATTAAAAATGTGGAGAAGATACTTCTTGCCGGAATTGCAAAACCAGAATCGTTTTTTGCCTATTTGAAACAGGAAAGGGATGAATGTTTAGCTTATCCAGACCATCACCATTTTAGTGAAAGCGAATTATTGGACATTAAGAAAAAAGCCAACAATAAAATTATTATTACAACCGAAAAAGATTATGTACGATTGAAAGGGAGTATTCTAAGTGAACAACTCTTTTATTTGCCGATAAAAAGTTCGTTTGTGGACGGTAGTGCTAATTTTGATAAAATCATTTTGAATTATGTGGGACAAAGTACAAGAAACAGTTAG